The Nitrososphaerales archaeon DNA window CTAGCAAAGGGAAGGGACCCCGACGGCGCGTTGCTGATGGAAGTTCTGTCTCCTCTCTTCGTCGCAATCAGCCCGACAGCCACGCTAATGGATGCAGCCAAGACCATGATTGAAAAGAAAAGTGGGCTGATGGTCTTCGAAGGCGGCGATCTGGTAGGCATGGTGACCGCCACAGACATAGTGAGACACATCCAGCGGATGCGCATCACAATCGGACTGTCTTCGGTCATAGCCTCGCCCGTTTTCACTGAGCTTCCGGAGACGCCGCTCGCGACCGTGGTCAAGGAAATGGACAAGAGGCGCATAGGGAGCGTACTGGCGGCCGAGGAGGAGGCCAGACCGTACGGGATATTCACAGAGAGGGACCTCATCGCCAAGGTGCTCGCCAGAAAGCTCAGCCTCGAGTTCGCCGTGGGCGAGCTGGCCAGTGTTCCGCTGATAACGGCGGGCATCTCGGTTGATGGAGTGGAGGCATCAAGGATCATGATGTCCAAGCACATCAGGAGGCTGCCACTAACGCGAGACCGCGCCATTGTCGGGATTGTCACAGCGAGGGACGTAGTCGAAGCGTTCGCGAGGTCGACCTGACGAGAGGTGGACGCCGCAGATTGCAGATTGAGAGGTACAACAATAACGGTGTTGTAAGCTACGAGTGCGAGCTGTCTGGCACACTCCGCCCGACCGAGGCGGAGGCCCTCGAATCCGAAGTCGAAGAGGAGAGGTAGCATCAGCACTAGCGCGGCGAAGGTGCCAGGCGCCGGTTCCCCAGAGAGGCGCGCTTCACGCACGCAGGTGAAGATTGATGCGCATCCCGTCTCCCTGGCGGGAGACTTGACCATTCCTGACGGGGCGAGGTCCGTTGTGATATTCGCCCACGGAAGCGGGAGCAGCAGACTGAGCCCAAGGAACAGATACGTTGCAGAGGTCCTACAAGAGGCTGGCCTCGGAACTCTCCTCTTCGACCTCCTCACGCAAGAGGAAGACCTAGCGTACGGCAACCGCTTCGACATCGACCTTCTCACAGACAGGCTCTCCAGCGCCACAGACTGGCTGATGGCAAAGACGGAGATGGACGGCGTCAGGCTGGCCTACTTCGGAGCGAGCACTGGCGCAGCCGCAGCCCTTCGGGCTGCGATCGGGCGTAAGGAAGTCAGCGCCATAGTCTCAAGGGGAGGCAGGCCTGACCTAGCCTGGGACTACCTGGGCATGGTCGAAGCCCCCACTCTCCTGATTGTAGGAGGACTGGACACAGAGGTGATTGAGCTAAACAAACTCGCGTTCAAGCGGCTGAAGGCAGAAGCCGAGCTAGCGATCGTACCGGGCGCGACTCATCTCTTCGAGGAGGCGGGAGCGCTCGAGGAGGTGGCCAGGCTGGGGAAGAGCTGGTTCCTGAGATTCCTGAGACCTCCCGACGATGACCACGGCAACGAAAGCAGCCAAGCGGCGGACTGAGTGCGGCTGCTGTGTTTCCGCGGTAGCTGCGAACCCGCGGAAGCTCCTCACATGGGAGGGACGGAGACCCTCTGCGTGCCCTTCGCCCTTGGCTTGTGCTGGGCAACGAGCCTCTTGACCCACCCGTTCGCGTGGTCGAAGGCGTCGGCAGGCTGAATGGGAAAGGTTCGGCTCGGGAGTCCGGGGCCAAGGAGCCGGTTCTGGGTTCGGCTGAGTCTCCCTGTCATCTATCTGCCTCCGACAGGCTTGCGGGATGAAATCCCCGCCATTCGAAAAAGAGAAGGAACCGCACCCGCCTGGTGCGATTCTAAGCCGAGACCACTATGGTCCCTGTCATGTCGGGATGTACGTCGCAGTAGTAGGTGTATGTCCCAGGAGTGCTGAAGGTGTAGCTGAAGGCCTGCATGTGGTTCAGCTCGTGAGAATCGAAGAGCCCTGTAGGTGCCTGCTCCGAGCCCGACGTCACTGTGTGTTGGACGAAGTCCATGTTGACCCAAGTGACAGTCGTGCCGTTGGACACAGTGAGGGTCCGGGGGTAGAACCCGTAGTTGGCGATGGTTACGACCGCACCACCCAGCCCGCTGTGCCGGGCGTAAGTTGGATTGCCACTCCAGCTGCCGTAGGGATACCCTCCCATCATTCCTCCGCCCATCATGCTTCCGTACGGGCCGACCCCGCCGCCGTATCCGCCCATCATCCCCCCGGAATATCCGAAGCCGCGGCCCATCATGCCGCCGAAGTATCCCTGGTAGCCCGAATAGGTTCCAGCGGAGGTAGGCAAGGAAGTGGAGGTCTGGAAGTTCTGCCTGTATTGGTTCGCCATGGATGCGTAGGCGACTGCTGTGAAGAGGCCTATGACCAAGGCCACGGCCACTCCGAGTGCGACGATTTCTGTTGTCTTCATTTTTCTGTTCGCCGGTTGGGGCATACGCGCGCGGGGGTTATGGTAGTTCGCTGAAACGAAATCATGAAACGGTTTCAGACCGCCCAAGACGATGATGATTCTCTGCAATTCTTGGTGAAAGGCGGGGTTAGCTGAGCGATTCAGGTTGTCCCGGCAGGAACGGCATCTGGCCTAAGCCACGAGGCCAAGGACAGCTCGTTGGTATTCCCGCTCTTAGACACGATGACTATTCCACGCTCGGCGAAACGGGACACGATCCTGTGCGTCTGGAGCCTGCTCAAACCCGCCTCCTTCACTACGAACTTCTGCAGGTACCTTCCTCCGTGCGACGCCAAGACTTCCAGCACCCTCTTCTCCTCGGGCTTGCTGGTCCTGAGCAGCGCTGCCCAACTCTCCGTGGCAGCTTGGGCTGTCCCGCGCGCCTCGGCGGGACCAGTCGAAACGGCAGCGCTCCTAATCTCAGGGAAGACGAGGTAGTAGGCCAGCCCTCCAACTCCAGCGATCATCAGGACCAGGAGGGAGGAAAGGCCCAGCCAAACGTACGATGGCATCGGAGACTTCACGCTGCTGCCATAGTTGCTTCCCATCATTTGGCCCATCATGCCAGCCATCGATGCGTTCCCGCCCTCGTATCCGACTATGTACCAAGCCACGAGTGACGCAGAAACGACGACTGCTCCCACGAGTAGCAGGAGGAAGGAAATAACGCGTCTCATCTGCTTTGTCCCGCCTTTTCGACAGTCAACCGTCCCTCTCCATTCCGCTCGTCCTATAATCCATTATGCGATTCTCACCTTCGGGAAAGCATGCTGACTGCCACAGACGCGCGGGAAAGAGTGGGCCAATGCCTTTCGAGGAAGAAGCGTCGGGCTCTCGCCGTCGAAACCTTAAATGAACACGTGACGAAAAGCCAGGCATGAGTTCCGAAGGCAAGGAGTCCGACTCGGACCTGAAGAGAGTGATATGGCAGGACGAAAACTGCCTGTCCTGCACGTGGTTTGTCCCTAACGACCCGATAAACGCAGACCTGCTGGAGCGGGGGAAGTGCGTCCAGCCAAAACTGAAGGCGTTCGAACTGATCGTCTCGGGACGCGACTGGTGCAACGAGTACAAGGAGATCAGGCAGAGACAGATAGACATCCTACAAGAGAAGGCCATGAAGGCCGAGTCCGGCGGAAGCAAGTAGCTTCAGGTTAGCACGTAGAGCTCGCATCTTTCACTGCGCGTAGGCCTCTTCGCCGTGCTGGCTCTCGTCCAGGCCTTCCTCCTCTTCTTCGGCCGTCACCCTGACTGGAGTGATGAAATTGATCACCCTCAGGAGCAGGTATGACCCGACGAAGGAGAAGGCAGCCACGACGACGATGGCGAAGGCCTCCAGCGCAAGCTGGTATGGGTTTCCGAAGATAGCGCCGTTGGGTCCCGAAGCGTTGATGGCAGCCGAAGCGAAAATGCCTGTTGCTAGGACTCCCCAAATGCTGCCTGCGCCGTGCGCCGCGAAGACGTCCAATGAATCATCCAGCGTCGTCCTCGCGCGCCAGCTGGCTACACCGTTCGACACGACTCCAACGACAAGGCCGATGATGATGGCTGGGAGAGCTGCCACATAACCCGCGGCCGGTGTAATCGCCACCAGGCCGCACACAGCGCCGACCGCTATGCCGACCGCCGAGGGCTTGCCCTTGCGCGACCAGTCGACGAGCATCCAACTGACTGCGCCGGCGGCTGCGGCCAGATTCGTGTTGACAAGCGCCTGGACGGCAATCTCGTTCGCCGCCAAGGCACTTCCAGCGTTGAATCC harbors:
- a CDS encoding CBS domain-containing protein is translated as MDDRPESSNADEPEKVTVNEVMSGHVLTAYSHSSVRKAIETMASNAIGSVVVVDSSGPRGVFTERDLLSKVLAKGRDPDGALLMEVLSPLFVAISPTATLMDAAKTMIEKKSGLMVFEGGDLVGMVTATDIVRHIQRMRITIGLSSVIASPVFTELPETPLATVVKEMDKRRIGSVLAAEEEARPYGIFTERDLIAKVLARKLSLEFAVGELASVPLITAGISVDGVEASRIMMSKHIRRLPLTRDRAIVGIVTARDVVEAFARST
- a CDS encoding dienelactone hydrolase family protein translates to MTIPDGARSVVIFAHGSGSSRLSPRNRYVAEVLQEAGLGTLLFDLLTQEEDLAYGNRFDIDLLTDRLSSATDWLMAKTEMDGVRLAYFGASTGAAAALRAAIGRKEVSAIVSRGGRPDLAWDYLGMVEAPTLLIVGGLDTEVIELNKLAFKRLKAEAELAIVPGATHLFEEAGALEEVARLGKSWFLRFLRPPDDDHGNESSQAAD
- a CDS encoding cupredoxin domain-containing protein; this translates as MKTTEIVALGVAVALVIGLFTAVAYASMANQYRQNFQTSTSLPTSAGTYSGYQGYFGGMMGRGFGYSGGMMGGYGGGVGPYGSMMGGGMMGGYPYGSWSGNPTYARHSGLGGAVVTIANYGFYPRTLTVSNGTTVTWVNMDFVQHTVTSGSEQAPTGLFDSHELNHMQAFSYTFSTPGTYTYYCDVHPDMTGTIVVSA